Proteins encoded in a region of the Luteolibacter flavescens genome:
- the folE2 gene encoding GTP cyclohydrolase FolE2 has protein sequence MKSSSLPDIQATPDERGIAIDQVGITDLRYPIQILDRDGKPFPTVANITMSVHLPHHFKGTHMSRFLEVLARHEGEVTMRTLPDILHDLKKRLDAEEAHIEVGFTYFVTKVAPVSELPAKVGCDCTFLGTSNGTHDDFALRVVVPVTTLCPCSKEISEYGAHNQRGYVTLEIRPRQQEDGGWDLIWIEELIAIAEKSGSAPLYALLKRSDERFVTMQAYENPVFVEDVVRNVAAQLKADARVASFTVKAVNHESIHDHNAFAVVVSGTN, from the coding sequence ATGAAATCCTCTTCCCTCCCCGACATTCAGGCGACTCCCGACGAGCGTGGCATCGCCATCGATCAGGTCGGCATCACCGATCTCCGCTACCCGATCCAGATCCTCGACCGGGACGGAAAGCCCTTCCCGACCGTGGCGAACATCACGATGTCCGTCCACCTCCCGCACCACTTCAAGGGAACCCACATGAGCCGGTTCCTCGAAGTGCTCGCCCGCCATGAAGGCGAGGTCACCATGCGGACCCTCCCGGACATTCTTCACGACCTGAAGAAGCGTCTCGATGCTGAGGAGGCCCACATCGAGGTCGGCTTCACCTATTTCGTGACGAAGGTGGCCCCTGTCAGCGAGCTCCCGGCCAAGGTTGGCTGTGACTGCACGTTCCTCGGCACCTCGAATGGCACCCACGACGATTTCGCGCTCCGGGTCGTCGTGCCGGTAACCACTCTCTGCCCTTGCAGCAAGGAGATCAGCGAATACGGCGCCCACAACCAACGTGGCTACGTCACCTTGGAAATCCGCCCGCGCCAGCAGGAGGACGGCGGCTGGGATCTCATCTGGATCGAGGAGTTGATCGCTATCGCGGAGAAGTCGGGTTCGGCTCCGCTGTATGCCCTGCTCAAGCGTTCCGACGAGCGCTTCGTGACCATGCAGGCGTACGAGAACCCGGTCTTCGTGGAGGACGTGGTTCGGAATGTTGCCGCGCAGCTCAAGGCGGATGCGAGGGTGGCATCGTTCACGGTAAAAGCGGTGAACCACGAGAGCATTCACGACCACAATGCCTTCGCAGTGGTGGTTTCCGGAACGAACTGA